One Deinococcus betulae genomic window carries:
- a CDS encoding ABC transporter ATP-binding protein has product MSASEVLLDVRDLRARYGRVEALSGVSLQVRPGQIVSVIGANGAGKTTLLNCLMGVLPGSGQVTYAGAALNDMPLEARVARGISLVPERRDLFASMSVADNLQLGAYTRRRQTWRPDLDRVYTRFPRLAERRAQLAGTLSGGEQQMLAIGRALMARPRLLLLDEPSLGLAPLIVRDILTIVTELRAEGVTILLVEQNARASLAISDHGYVLETGQVTLSGPAADLAQNPALTASYLGGA; this is encoded by the coding sequence GTGAGCGCTTCTGAGGTGCTGCTGGACGTGCGTGATCTGCGGGCGCGCTACGGCCGGGTTGAGGCGCTGTCGGGGGTCAGCCTGCAGGTGCGGCCAGGCCAGATCGTCAGCGTCATTGGGGCCAACGGGGCGGGCAAGACAACCCTGCTGAATTGCCTGATGGGCGTCCTGCCGGGCAGCGGTCAGGTCACTTACGCAGGCGCAGCCCTGAACGATATGCCGCTGGAGGCGCGGGTGGCGCGCGGCATCAGCCTGGTGCCCGAACGGCGGGACCTGTTTGCCAGCATGAGCGTGGCTGACAATCTGCAACTGGGCGCCTACACCCGGCGGCGCCAGACCTGGCGGCCCGATCTGGACCGGGTGTATACCCGTTTTCCCCGCCTGGCCGAGCGCCGCGCCCAGCTGGCCGGCACCCTGTCGGGCGGCGAACAGCAGATGCTGGCCATTGGCCGCGCCCTGATGGCCCGGCCCCGCCTCCTGCTGCTGGACGAGCCGAGCCTGGGGCTGGCCCCGCTGATTGTGCGCGACATCCTGACCATCGTGACCGAGCTGCGCGCCGAGGGCGTTACCATCCTGCTGGTCGAGCAAAACGCCCGCGCCAGCCTGGCCATCAGCGACCACGGGTACGTGCTGGAAACTGGCCAGGTGACCCTGAGCGGCCCCGCCGCCGACCTGGCCCAGAACCCCGCTCTGACGGCCAGTTACCTGGGTGGGGCGTGA
- a CDS encoding branched-chain amino acid ABC transporter ATP-binding protein/permease has product MTARTALPLRTLLTALAVLVALALPLVLPEFQVTLLVNILIAGTLVTGLVLLTGVVGLTSFGHAAFMGVGAYTTALLTTQAGWSPWLSLPAALVVTALTALVLGLVTLRMQGHYLPLATIAWGISLYFVFGNTPALGGNTGLTDIPALSMLGTRLTSPRAFAYLALLCLGLSVLGAQFLLSSRTGRALRALRTGPLVAEAFGASPFALRVQVFVLSAGLAGLAGWLYAHNQRFLNPTPFGLQAGIEYLFMAVVGGVGHVWGGVLGAGLITSLREWLRGTLPALLGQQGSFEIVVFGTLVILTLQFARRGLWPLAERLLPPAAPARLPAPVPLPRRAVPTPGAPLLEVQAVSKHFGGLRAVQEVSFQLRAGEILGLIGPNGAGKSTLFNVITGVNPASSGRVQYAGHDITRLGAAQVHRRGLGRTFQHVKLLPELSLLDNAMMGGYARGRAGLLRSLLHLERHEEAALRAEAQAQLDRVGLGAQALTLAGSLPLGQQRILEVARALVADPTLLLLDEPAAGLRYGEKADLAALLRRLRGEGLTVLIVEHDMELVMGLVDRLVVMAGGEKLAEGTPEEVRRDPQVREAYLGADPVAPTGGAA; this is encoded by the coding sequence ATGACCGCCCGCACCGCTCTGCCTCTGCGAACCCTCCTGACGGCCCTGGCGGTGCTGGTGGCGCTCGCCCTGCCGCTGGTGCTGCCCGAATTTCAGGTCACGCTACTCGTCAATATCCTGATTGCGGGCACTTTGGTGACCGGGCTGGTGCTGCTGACGGGCGTGGTGGGCCTGACCAGTTTCGGGCACGCGGCCTTTATGGGCGTCGGCGCCTACACCACTGCTCTGCTGACCACCCAGGCTGGCTGGAGTCCCTGGCTCTCTCTGCCCGCCGCGCTGGTGGTGACGGCCCTGACGGCGCTGGTGCTGGGTCTGGTCACCCTGAGGATGCAGGGCCATTATCTGCCGCTGGCCACGATTGCCTGGGGCATCAGTCTGTATTTCGTCTTCGGGAATACACCGGCCCTGGGCGGCAACACTGGCCTGACTGACATTCCTGCCCTGAGCATGCTGGGGACCCGGCTGACCTCGCCGCGCGCCTTTGCCTACCTGGCGCTGCTGTGCCTGGGCCTGAGTGTGCTGGGCGCGCAGTTTTTGCTGTCCAGCCGCACCGGGCGCGCGCTGCGGGCGCTGCGCACCGGCCCGCTGGTGGCCGAGGCGTTCGGCGCCAGTCCCTTTGCCCTGCGGGTGCAGGTGTTCGTGCTGTCGGCGGGGCTGGCAGGGCTGGCCGGTTGGCTGTATGCCCACAACCAGCGTTTTCTGAACCCCACGCCGTTCGGGCTGCAAGCCGGCATCGAATACCTGTTTATGGCGGTGGTGGGCGGCGTGGGGCACGTCTGGGGCGGCGTGCTGGGCGCCGGCCTGATTACGTCCCTGCGCGAGTGGCTGCGCGGCACGCTACCGGCGCTGCTGGGGCAGCAGGGCAGCTTTGAAATCGTGGTGTTTGGGACCCTGGTGATTCTGACCCTGCAATTCGCGCGCCGGGGCCTGTGGCCGCTGGCGGAACGGCTGTTGCCCCCGGCCGCGCCGGCCCGCCTGCCGGCCCCCGTGCCGTTGCCCCGGCGCGCGGTGCCGACCCCCGGCGCCCCGCTGCTGGAGGTCCAGGCGGTCTCCAAGCACTTCGGTGGGCTGCGGGCCGTGCAGGAGGTGAGTTTTCAGCTGCGCGCCGGCGAGATTTTGGGCCTGATCGGCCCCAACGGCGCCGGCAAAAGCACCCTCTTTAACGTCATCACAGGGGTGAATCCGGCCAGCAGCGGGCGGGTCCAGTATGCCGGGCACGACATCACCCGGCTGGGTGCGGCGCAGGTTCACCGCCGGGGCCTGGGGCGCACCTTTCAGCACGTCAAACTGCTGCCCGAACTGAGTCTGCTGGACAATGCCATGATGGGCGGCTACGCGCGTGGGCGCGCCGGCCTCCTGCGCAGTCTGCTGCACCTGGAGCGCCACGAGGAGGCCGCCCTGCGCGCCGAAGCCCAGGCGCAGCTGGACCGGGTGGGGCTGGGGGCCCAGGCCCTGACTCTGGCCGGCAGCCTGCCGCTGGGCCAGCAGCGCATTCTGGAGGTGGCGCGCGCCCTGGTGGCCGACCCTACCTTGTTGCTGCTGGACGAGCCGGCAGCGGGGCTGCGCTACGGCGAGAAGGCGGACCTTGCCGCGCTGCTGCGCCGCCTGCGAGGTGAGGGCCTGACGGTGCTGATCGTGGAACACGACATGGAACTGGTGATGGGCCTCGTGGACCGCCTGGTGGTCATGGCCGGCGGCGAGAAACTGGCGGAGGGCACTCCAGAGGAGGTCAGGCGCGACCCCCAGGTGCGTGAAGCTTACCTGGGCGCCGACCCTGTGGCCCCCACCGGCGGCGCGGCGTGA